The following are from one region of the Acidobacteriota bacterium genome:
- the hisG gene encoding ATP phosphoribosyltransferase has product MKLKVIIPKGRMFNQAARLLEDAGIAVTANGRSYIPSLGDPEIEAKIMKPQNIACLVELGSHDIAFTGRDWVVETGACVEEIMDLGFDPVRLVAAVPCSTDPDGLRGRRIVVASEYERISRTFLEERGYDYLFIRTHGATEAYPPQDADMIIDNTSTGHTLREHGLKIVAEIMASATLFIAGAAALDNPWKRERIEELQMLFAAVLNARERVMLEMNIPPGKLEEIVRILPCMRAPTVAPLHRESGYSVKSAVRKGEVRRLIPLLKKIGASDILEYEFRKVIL; this is encoded by the coding sequence GTGAAACTCAAAGTCATCATCCCCAAGGGCCGCATGTTCAACCAGGCGGCCCGACTTCTCGAAGATGCGGGAATCGCCGTCACGGCGAACGGCCGCTCCTATATCCCCAGCCTCGGCGACCCCGAAATCGAGGCCAAGATCATGAAACCCCAGAACATCGCCTGTCTCGTCGAGTTGGGCTCCCACGACATCGCCTTCACCGGCCGTGATTGGGTCGTTGAGACCGGAGCCTGTGTCGAGGAAATCATGGACTTGGGCTTCGACCCCGTCCGGCTGGTGGCCGCCGTCCCCTGTTCCACGGACCCGGACGGTCTCCGCGGCCGGCGCATCGTCGTCGCCTCGGAATACGAGCGCATCTCCCGCACTTTTCTGGAAGAGCGCGGATACGATTATCTCTTCATCCGGACCCACGGCGCGACCGAAGCCTACCCGCCCCAGGACGCCGACATGATCATCGATAACACATCCACAGGCCACACGCTCCGCGAACACGGCCTGAAGATCGTCGCCGAGATCATGGCCTCGGCCACTCTGTTCATCGCCGGCGCGGCCGCCCTCGACAACCCCTGGAAACGCGAAAGAATCGAGGAGCTGCAGATGCTGTTTGCGGCCGTCCTCAACGCCCGGGAGCGGGTCATGCTGGAGATGAACATCCCACCCGGCAAGCTCGAGGAAATCGTGCGCATTCTGCCGTGCATGCGGGCCCCGACCGTCGCGCCGCTCCACCGGGAATCCGGCTATTCGGTCAAATCCGCGGTCAGAAAGGGCGAGGTTCGCCGGCTCATCCCCCTGCTCAAGAAAATCGGGGCATCCGACATTCTCGAATACGAATTCCGGAAGGTGATCCTGTGA
- a CDS encoding M3 family metallopeptidase: protein MSKFHILAWVSIALILAGCSPKTEPDVNPFFTDYNTPFDAPPFDRIDNEHYLPAFQEAVKQHKAEIEAIVADPAPPDFKNTIVAFDDSGALLRKVNPVYGGLRSAETNPRLQEIAREVTPLLTAHSNDISLNETLFQRIKTVFDARADLGLEVDQLRLVEKIYEDFERSGAALSPEDKEEYRRISDRMSMVSLQLGDNLLAETNNFKLVLDAEADLAGLPAEVIAAAAEEARKAGHDGKWVFTMAKPSWTPFLQFSPRRDLREKLYRGYFMRGDNDNEHDNKALFAELMQLRLEMSRLMGYKNYADFKLEVQMAENPENVYSFLNRIWAPALARAKSELAEMQAIAGREKAGYKLASWDWWYYAEKLRKEKYDLDEEELKPYFTLDNVRDGIFHVANRLYGLEFVKRPEVPVYHREVAAYEVIDNDGSHLAILYIDSHPRPGKRVGAWCGTYRSGAYENGKKIAPIVTIVTNFTRPSGDKPAVLSWDETTTFFHEFGHALHNFFADGRYRRTSRSVPSDFVELPSQIMENWAGEPEVLKAYAKHYETGEVIPDELISRLRNSGNFNQGFLNTEYIAAAILDMDWHTAEHGDAIDVNGFENASMNRIGLIKEIVPRYRTTYFSHIFGSGYAAGYYVYNWAGVLDADAFLAFKESGDLFNPELAAKFRKHIMADNGLGEGMSQYVKFRGKEPDIDAFLIQKGLK from the coding sequence ATGAGCAAATTCCATATTCTGGCATGGGTTTCCATTGCCCTGATTCTGGCAGGATGTTCCCCGAAAACCGAGCCGGACGTCAATCCCTTCTTCACGGACTACAACACGCCGTTCGACGCCCCGCCGTTCGACCGCATTGACAATGAACATTATCTCCCGGCTTTTCAGGAGGCCGTCAAGCAGCATAAGGCCGAAATCGAGGCCATCGTCGCCGACCCGGCGCCGCCCGATTTCAAAAACACGATCGTCGCCTTCGACGACTCGGGCGCCCTGCTCCGCAAGGTGAATCCGGTCTACGGCGGCCTTCGCAGCGCCGAAACCAATCCGCGCCTCCAGGAGATCGCCCGTGAGGTCACGCCCCTGCTGACGGCCCACAGCAACGACATCAGCCTGAACGAGACGCTCTTCCAGCGCATCAAGACCGTCTTCGACGCCCGCGCCGACCTCGGTCTCGAAGTCGACCAGTTGCGCCTTGTCGAAAAAATCTACGAGGACTTCGAACGGTCCGGCGCCGCCCTGTCTCCCGAGGACAAGGAGGAATACCGCAGGATCAGCGACCGGATGTCCATGGTCTCCCTTCAGCTCGGCGACAACCTCCTGGCCGAGACCAACAATTTCAAGCTCGTCCTCGACGCCGAAGCCGACCTGGCCGGCCTTCCCGCCGAGGTCATCGCCGCCGCGGCCGAAGAGGCCCGCAAAGCCGGCCATGACGGCAAGTGGGTCTTCACCATGGCCAAACCGAGCTGGACGCCGTTCCTGCAGTTCTCGCCGCGCCGGGATCTCCGCGAAAAACTCTACCGCGGCTACTTCATGCGGGGCGACAACGACAACGAGCACGACAACAAGGCCCTGTTCGCCGAGCTCATGCAGCTTCGCCTGGAGATGTCCCGGCTGATGGGCTACAAGAATTACGCCGACTTCAAGCTCGAAGTCCAAATGGCCGAAAATCCGGAAAATGTCTACAGCTTCCTCAACCGCATCTGGGCACCCGCCCTGGCCCGGGCCAAGAGCGAACTCGCTGAGATGCAAGCCATCGCCGGCCGCGAAAAGGCCGGCTACAAGCTCGCCTCGTGGGACTGGTGGTATTACGCCGAAAAGCTGCGCAAGGAGAAATACGACCTCGATGAGGAGGAGCTCAAGCCCTATTTCACGCTCGACAACGTCCGCGACGGCATCTTCCATGTCGCCAACCGCCTCTACGGCCTGGAATTCGTGAAACGCCCCGAAGTTCCGGTCTATCACCGGGAAGTCGCGGCCTATGAAGTCATCGACAACGACGGAAGCCATCTCGCCATTCTCTATATCGATTCCCATCCGCGGCCCGGCAAACGCGTCGGCGCCTGGTGCGGCACCTACCGGAGCGGCGCCTATGAGAACGGCAAAAAAATCGCTCCCATCGTTACGATCGTCACGAACTTCACCCGGCCGAGCGGCGACAAGCCCGCCGTGCTGAGCTGGGACGAGACGACCACCTTCTTCCACGAATTCGGCCATGCCCTCCACAACTTTTTCGCCGACGGCCGCTACCGGAGAACGAGCCGCAGCGTGCCCAGTGATTTCGTCGAGCTGCCCTCGCAGATCATGGAAAACTGGGCCGGCGAACCGGAGGTGTTGAAAGCCTATGCCAAGCATTACGAGACCGGCGAGGTGATTCCCGATGAACTCATCAGCAGGCTTCGGAACAGCGGCAACTTCAACCAGGGCTTCCTCAACACCGAATACATCGCGGCCGCCATCCTCGACATGGATTGGCACACGGCCGAGCACGGCGACGCGATCGACGTCAACGGTTTCGAGAACGCCTCCATGAACCGCATCGGCCTGATCAAGGAAATCGTTCCCCGCTACCGGACGACCTACTTCAGCCACATTTTCGGCTCCGGCTACGCGGCGGGTTACTACGTCTACAACTGGGCGGGCGTTCTCGACGCCGACGCCTTCCTGGCCTTCAAGGAATCGGGGGATCTCTTCAATCCCGAGCTGGCCGCCAAATTCCGGAAGCACATCATGGCCGATAACGGCTTGGGCGAAGGCATGTCCCAATACGTAAAATTCCGAGGCAAAGAGCCCGATATCGACGCCTTCCTCATCCAGAAAGGACTGAAGTAG
- a CDS encoding HAD hydrolase-like protein codes for MKALLFDMDGVLIDVALSYREAVRRTVRHFSGRTVSPEVVQAYKDMGGLNNDWDLAEKIIRDSGNGVPKDEIIHVFQEHYVGRDFNGLIRNESWLLDKEILDEARAWGRTGIVTGRPGPEAAHSLDVFGFRAAFDVCVTADDLPPDRGKPDPVGILLALEKLGARGGWYIGDTPDDMIAASRAGLSAVGIVRPGPGAARTETALRAAGAHIILDDVNRIAEALR; via the coding sequence ATGAAAGCCCTGCTTTTCGACATGGACGGCGTCCTTATCGACGTCGCCCTTTCCTACCGGGAAGCCGTCCGCCGGACGGTCCGGCATTTCTCGGGACGGACCGTAAGCCCCGAGGTCGTCCAGGCCTACAAGGACATGGGCGGGCTCAACAACGACTGGGATCTCGCGGAGAAGATTATCCGGGACTCCGGAAACGGCGTTCCGAAGGACGAAATCATCCACGTCTTCCAGGAGCACTACGTCGGACGGGATTTCAACGGGCTGATCCGCAATGAATCCTGGCTGCTCGATAAAGAGATCCTGGATGAGGCCCGCGCTTGGGGCCGGACGGGGATCGTCACCGGACGGCCGGGCCCCGAGGCGGCCCATTCGCTCGACGTTTTCGGATTCCGCGCCGCCTTCGATGTCTGCGTGACCGCGGACGACCTGCCGCCGGACCGCGGCAAGCCCGATCCGGTGGGGATTCTTCTGGCTCTCGAAAAGCTCGGCGCCCGCGGCGGCTGGTACATCGGCGACACGCCGGACGACATGATTGCGGCGTCCCGGGCCGGTCTTTCGGCCGTCGGGATCGTTCGTCCGGGACCGGGCGCCGCCCGGACGGAGACCGCGCTTCGGGCGGCCGGCGCGCACATCATTCTCGACGATGTCAACCGGATCGCGGAGGCTCTCCGATGA
- a CDS encoding DUF1330 domain-containing protein, which yields MAAYVIVDVEVTDPVGYEEYKKMAHAAVTQFGGRYLARGGPNETLEGDWRARRLVILEFPSAEHAKKWHDSPEYAPALALRNRIARTNMVLIEGA from the coding sequence GTGGCGGCCTATGTGATCGTCGACGTCGAAGTCACGGATCCGGTCGGCTACGAGGAGTACAAAAAAATGGCCCATGCGGCCGTCACGCAGTTCGGCGGCCGCTACCTGGCCCGGGGCGGTCCCAACGAGACTTTGGAAGGGGACTGGCGGGCCAGGCGGCTGGTCATCCTCGAGTTTCCCTCGGCGGAGCATGCGAAAAAATGGCATGATTCGCCCGAGTACGCCCCGGCCCTGGCCCTGCGCAACCGGATCGCCCGGACAAACATGGTGCTCATCGAGGGCGCATAA
- the hcp gene encoding hydroxylamine reductase, with product MFCFQCEQASKGTGCTQFGVCGKDPEVAALQDLLVHAAKGIAMYAHRTRRLGVRPAEADRFIVEALFTTVTNVNFDPDRLASLLARAAAVKSEIRRLYEDAARKAGVIPESLYGPACWEPAPDRAGLIAQGEEVGIPARRAAGNEDILSLQELLTYGLKGMAAYADHAAILGRESEDVYAFFAEALDALTRDIPAGELTALCLKCGTVNLKVMEMLDAAHTGAYGSPVPTKVRIEPLKGKAILVSGHDLKDLEELLKQTAGTGIHVFTHGEMLPAHGYPGLKKYGHLAGNYGGAWQDQAREFDAFPGAILMTTNCIQRPRDAYKGRIFTSGLVAWPGVVHIADREFSPVIRAALDAPGFEADGPDRSILVGFGHDAVLGLSEQVIDAVRSGAVRRFFLIGGCDGAKSGRNYFTEFAEAVPPDCVILTLACGKYRFNKLDFGDIGGIPRLLDCGQCNDAYSAVRIASALAEAFDTDVNGLPLSLVLSWYEQKAVVILLTLLSLGIRNIRIGPSLPAFVSPGVLKVLAETFNVMPVGTAAEDLEACLAGR from the coding sequence ATGTTCTGTTTTCAATGCGAACAGGCCTCCAAGGGCACGGGCTGCACGCAATTCGGCGTCTGCGGAAAAGACCCCGAAGTCGCCGCCCTGCAGGACCTTCTCGTTCATGCCGCGAAGGGGATCGCCATGTATGCCCACCGGACCCGCCGTCTCGGCGTCCGGCCGGCCGAGGCCGACCGCTTCATCGTCGAAGCCCTGTTCACGACCGTAACCAACGTCAACTTCGATCCGGACCGCCTGGCCTCGCTCCTCGCCCGCGCCGCCGCCGTCAAGTCCGAAATCCGGCGGCTCTATGAAGACGCCGCCCGGAAAGCCGGGGTGATCCCTGAATCCCTCTACGGACCGGCCTGCTGGGAACCGGCGCCCGACCGCGCCGGGCTCATCGCCCAGGGAGAGGAAGTCGGCATTCCCGCCCGCCGAGCCGCGGGCAACGAGGACATCCTCAGCCTCCAGGAGCTTCTCACTTACGGTCTCAAGGGCATGGCCGCCTATGCCGATCACGCCGCGATTCTCGGACGGGAAAGCGAGGACGTTTACGCCTTTTTCGCCGAGGCCCTGGACGCTTTGACCCGCGACATCCCAGCCGGCGAACTGACAGCCCTCTGCCTCAAGTGCGGGACCGTCAATTTGAAGGTCATGGAGATGCTGGACGCAGCCCACACCGGCGCCTACGGTTCGCCAGTTCCGACGAAGGTCCGGATCGAGCCCCTGAAGGGGAAGGCCATTCTCGTCTCGGGCCACGATCTCAAGGACCTCGAGGAGCTTCTCAAGCAGACCGCCGGAACGGGCATCCACGTCTTCACCCACGGGGAAATGCTGCCGGCCCACGGCTATCCCGGACTCAAAAAATACGGGCACCTGGCCGGAAATTACGGCGGCGCCTGGCAGGATCAGGCCCGGGAATTCGACGCCTTCCCCGGCGCGATTCTCATGACCACGAACTGCATCCAGCGCCCCCGCGACGCCTACAAGGGACGGATCTTCACGAGCGGGCTCGTCGCCTGGCCCGGTGTCGTCCACATCGCCGACCGCGAGTTTTCCCCCGTCATCCGGGCCGCCCTCGACGCGCCGGGTTTTGAGGCCGACGGTCCGGACCGCTCGATCCTGGTCGGCTTCGGCCACGACGCCGTCCTCGGGCTCTCCGAACAGGTGATCGACGCCGTCCGCTCCGGCGCGGTCCGCCGGTTCTTCCTGATCGGCGGCTGCGACGGGGCCAAGAGCGGCCGCAACTATTTCACGGAGTTCGCTGAGGCCGTCCCTCCGGACTGCGTCATCCTGACTCTTGCCTGCGGCAAGTACCGTTTCAACAAGCTCGATTTCGGCGACATCGGGGGAATTCCGCGCCTCCTCGACTGCGGCCAGTGCAACGACGCCTACTCGGCCGTCCGCATCGCCTCCGCCCTGGCCGAGGCCTTCGACACCGACGTCAACGGCCTCCCCCTGTCGCTCGTTCTGTCCTGGTACGAACAAAAAGCGGTGGTCATCCTGCTGACCCTGCTCAGCCTGGGCATCCGCAACATCCGCATCGGCCCCAGCCTGCCCGCCTTCGTGTCGCCCGGGGTTCTCAAGGTTCTGGCCGAGACGTTCAACGTCATGCCGGTCGGAACGGCCGCCGAAGACCTGGAAGCCTGCCTCGCCGGACGCTGA
- the hisC gene encoding histidinol-phosphate transaminase, which produces MSAVRTAVRGLSEYAVEQDAARAKLNQNESATDVPAALKAAVLDRLRRTAWNRYPPQEAGGLVRALSRHTGHPEAGIMVSNGSNEAIQVLASAVCRRGDAVLTAEPGFAVYSRTAVLAGARCIETPLGPDLGFDVEAVFRDAAEARLIFIASPHNPTGAVFPREAVAPLCRAAGAKGGLVVLDEAYFEFCGRTVLDLVPKLGNLVVLRTMSKAFRLAGARLGFLFGPDNLVRDIRKARLPFSLGIFQQAAGEVLLENNGLIRRAAAAVVREREALFAELAVIPDLRPFPSAANFILFESRRVPGRCLFEILRGRGVLVRHFATPRLENMIRVTVGTPAENRRFLREIRAACTNKTEGSSS; this is translated from the coding sequence GTGAGCGCGGTCAGAACGGCCGTGCGCGGTCTCTCCGAATACGCCGTGGAGCAGGACGCGGCCCGGGCCAAGCTCAACCAGAACGAGTCCGCAACCGACGTCCCCGCCGCTCTCAAGGCCGCCGTCCTGGACCGTCTCCGCCGGACGGCCTGGAACCGCTACCCGCCGCAGGAAGCGGGCGGCCTCGTCCGCGCCCTGTCCAGGCATACGGGACACCCCGAGGCGGGCATCATGGTCTCGAACGGTTCGAACGAGGCCATCCAGGTCCTCGCCTCCGCCGTCTGCCGCCGGGGCGACGCCGTTCTGACGGCGGAACCCGGTTTCGCCGTATATTCCCGGACCGCCGTCCTGGCCGGAGCCCGCTGCATCGAAACGCCGCTCGGGCCCGATTTGGGATTCGACGTCGAGGCCGTTTTTCGGGACGCGGCCGAAGCCCGTCTCATCTTTATCGCCTCGCCGCACAACCCGACAGGCGCCGTGTTCCCGCGGGAGGCCGTCGCCCCGCTCTGCCGGGCGGCCGGAGCGAAAGGCGGTCTTGTCGTCCTGGACGAGGCGTATTTCGAGTTTTGCGGCCGGACGGTCCTCGACCTCGTCCCCAAGCTCGGAAACCTCGTCGTCCTGAGGACAATGTCCAAGGCCTTTCGCCTGGCCGGGGCCCGGCTCGGCTTCCTGTTCGGACCGGACAACCTCGTCCGGGACATCCGGAAAGCCCGCCTGCCCTTTTCGCTCGGCATCTTCCAGCAGGCGGCCGGCGAAGTCCTCCTGGAGAACAACGGCCTCATCCGTCGCGCCGCGGCGGCCGTCGTCCGGGAGAGAGAGGCCCTTTTCGCGGAACTTGCGGTGATCCCGGACCTTCGGCCCTTTCCCTCGGCGGCCAATTTCATCCTCTTCGAGTCGCGCCGCGTTCCAGGCCGGTGCCTGTTCGAAATCCTCCGCGGCCGCGGTGTCCTCGTCCGGCATTTCGCAACTCCGCGCCTCGAAAACATGATCCGCGTAACCGTGGGCACGCCGGCCGAAAACCGGCGATTCCTCCGGGAGATCCGCGCCGCCTGCACCAACAAAACGGAAGGATCATCGTCATGA
- a CDS encoding aldo/keto reductase yields MKTKGNFGRRDFLKTGLAGAAVLGVPAALRGVSPVGSGKAAATVGDRPFIYRTLGKTGLKLPVVSMGVMNADNPDLVRAALESGMLHLDTAHGYQRGRNEVMIGEVLKGRPRDSYTIATKVPGPGRDKSMADISPSEQVEIFRKNFTISLERLGLDYVDIFYLHNVDNTEFAALDYILEALAQEKKDGRARFVGITTHRNEPEIIRAAIACGGYDVVLTAYNFRQDHKDEIRKAIAEAAGAGLGVVAMKTQAGVYWDKEKQDPINMSAALKWALNDENVHMAIPGFTTFDQMETDLAVMADLTLTEKEWADLRLDRTATASGLFCQQCNQCVPGCPQALPIPDLMRGYMYAWGYKNIQAGYDLVASLNVPESPCSNCATCTAHCVKGMDIGARVKDAVRLRTMPDSLFV; encoded by the coding sequence ATGAAAACCAAAGGCAACTTCGGACGAAGGGATTTCCTCAAGACGGGTCTGGCCGGAGCCGCCGTTCTCGGCGTGCCCGCCGCGCTGCGCGGAGTTTCTCCGGTTGGAAGCGGCAAAGCCGCCGCGACCGTCGGAGACCGGCCGTTTATCTACCGGACGCTGGGCAAAACCGGCCTCAAGCTGCCCGTCGTCAGCATGGGCGTCATGAACGCCGACAATCCCGATCTGGTGCGGGCGGCCCTGGAATCGGGCATGCTGCATCTCGATACGGCGCACGGATATCAGCGCGGCCGCAATGAGGTCATGATCGGCGAGGTCCTCAAGGGCCGGCCCCGCGACTCCTATACCATCGCCACCAAGGTTCCGGGTCCCGGACGCGACAAGAGCATGGCCGACATTTCCCCCTCCGAGCAGGTTGAAATCTTCCGGAAGAATTTCACGATCAGCCTGGAGCGGCTGGGCCTGGATTACGTTGATATCTTCTACCTCCATAATGTCGACAACACGGAATTTGCGGCCCTGGATTACATCCTCGAAGCCCTGGCGCAGGAAAAGAAAGACGGCCGGGCCCGCTTCGTCGGGATCACGACCCACAGGAATGAACCCGAAATCATCCGTGCCGCGATCGCCTGCGGCGGATATGACGTCGTCCTTACGGCCTACAATTTCCGCCAGGATCACAAGGACGAGATCCGCAAGGCCATCGCCGAAGCGGCGGGGGCCGGACTCGGCGTCGTGGCCATGAAGACCCAGGCCGGCGTCTACTGGGACAAGGAAAAACAGGATCCCATCAACATGTCGGCCGCCCTCAAGTGGGCTCTCAACGACGAGAACGTCCACATGGCCATCCCCGGATTCACGACCTTCGACCAGATGGAGACCGATCTCGCCGTCATGGCCGATCTGACCCTGACCGAAAAGGAATGGGCCGACCTCCGGCTCGACAGAACGGCGACGGCATCCGGGCTGTTCTGCCAGCAGTGCAACCAGTGCGTTCCCGGCTGCCCGCAGGCCCTGCCCATTCCCGACCTCATGCGCGGCTACATGTACGCCTGGGGTTATAAGAACATCCAGGCCGGCTATGACCTCGTGGCTTCGCTCAACGTTCCGGAATCTCCCTGCTCGAACTGCGCAACCTGCACCGCGCACTGCGTCAAGGGCATGGATATCGGCGCCCGCGTCAAGGACGCCGTCCGCCTCCGCACCATGCCCGACTCTCTTTTTGTTTAG
- a CDS encoding class I SAM-dependent methyltransferase, with translation MSDYFGLDPTQLGRGMSVRRYALAAFILIIAAAAAGFLVFRSTLDKTPLDRTVYVTAQAPAKTVPRTTLRNVVPRDVNFTIEAATKPAKTFSRRLEPGAVDSLAMDIPVEIVFFNGVRTVRQTVYPDRPYSFRLDESEHVKIYPGSHGREDEADLAPFVPTPMEVVEKMLDTAAVTRDDVLYDIGCGDGRVVIAAARLRGARGVGIDIDPDLIEESRREARRQGVDGLTRFIRMDATQARFAEATVVAVYLLPESLELLRHKFETELRPGARIVSHSYLIPGWEDKLVRTELFDDAGGKSRKIHLYIR, from the coding sequence ATGAGCGATTACTTCGGACTTGATCCCACGCAACTTGGCCGGGGGATGTCCGTGCGCCGTTACGCCTTGGCTGCTTTCATCCTCATCATTGCCGCGGCCGCGGCCGGGTTTCTCGTTTTCCGCTCCACACTCGACAAGACGCCTCTTGACCGGACGGTGTATGTCACCGCCCAAGCGCCGGCAAAAACCGTTCCCAGAACGACGCTTCGGAATGTCGTCCCCCGGGATGTGAACTTCACGATCGAGGCCGCAACCAAGCCGGCGAAGACATTCAGCCGCAGGCTCGAGCCCGGCGCCGTCGACAGCCTTGCCATGGATATCCCTGTCGAGATCGTCTTTTTCAACGGTGTGAGGACGGTCCGCCAAACCGTTTACCCGGATCGTCCCTATTCTTTTCGGCTCGACGAGAGCGAGCACGTAAAAATCTATCCCGGCTCGCACGGCCGGGAGGACGAGGCCGATCTCGCGCCCTTCGTTCCCACGCCAATGGAGGTCGTCGAGAAGATGCTGGATACGGCCGCCGTGACCAGAGACGACGTTCTCTACGATATCGGCTGCGGCGACGGCCGCGTGGTGATCGCCGCGGCGCGTCTTCGCGGCGCCCGGGGCGTCGGCATCGACATCGACCCGGATCTCATCGAGGAAAGCCGGCGCGAAGCCCGGCGCCAGGGCGTCGACGGCCTGACCCGGTTCATCCGCATGGACGCAACCCAGGCCCGATTCGCCGAAGCCACGGTCGTCGCCGTCTACCTCCTCCCCGAATCGCTCGAACTTCTTCGCCACAAATTCGAGACTGAACTCCGCCCCGGTGCCCGCATCGTCTCCCACTCCTATCTGATCCCCGGCTGGGAGGACAAGCTCGTCCGGACGGAGCTTTTCGATGACGCCGGCGGAAAAAGCCGCAAGATCCACCTCTACATCCGTTGA